Proteins encoded within one genomic window of Mya arenaria isolate MELC-2E11 chromosome 13, ASM2691426v1:
- the LOC128215493 gene encoding uncharacterized protein LOC128215493, which yields MKVQGYKEIPSMLTCTSLPQQWDKPRGEKNNTEPVSQMVMSRPTNVNRKRRPVMAQYVDNRKITAEKDDISALKKLKSNPGSPKQTQEVPSRPRKSQADPGSPKQTQEVPSRPRKSQADLVVPSRPRKSQADLVVPSRPGSPKQTQEVPSRPRKSQADPESPKQTQEVPSRSGSPKQTQEVPSRPGSPKQTQEVPSRPRKSQADPGSPKQTQEVPSRPRKSQADLVVPSRPRKSQADLVVPSRPGSPKQTQEVPSRPRKSQADPESPKQTQEVPSRPRKSQADLVSPKQTW from the exons ATGAAGGTTCAGGGTTACAAAGAAATTCCATCAATGCTGACATGTACCAGCCTGCCGCAGCAGTGGGACAAACCGCGTGGggaaaaaaataacacagaGCCTGTTTCCCAAATGGTCATGTCCCGACCAACAAATGTGAACAGAAAGCGACGCCCTGTCATGGCCCAATATGTAGACAACAG GAAAATCACAGCTGAGAAGGATGATATCTCTGCTTTGAAGAAGTTGAAGTCAA ACCCAGGAAGTCCCAAGCAGACCCAGGAAGTCCCAAGCAGACCCAGGAAGTCCCAAGCAGACCCAGGAAGTCCCAAGCAGACCCAGGAAGTCCCAAGCAGACCCAGGAAGTCCCAAGCAGACCTGGTAGTCCCAAGCAGACCCAGGAAGTCCCAAGCAGACCTGGTAGTCCCAAGCAGACCTGGTAGTCCCAAGCAGACCCAGGAAGTCCCAAGCAGACCCAGGAAGTCCCAAGCAGACCCAGAAAGTCCCAAGCAGACCCAGGAAGTCCCAAGCAGATCTGGTAGTCCAAAGCAGACCCAGGAAGTCCCAAGCAGACCTGGTAGTCCCAAGCAGACCCAGGAAGTCCCAAGCAGACCCAGGAAGTCCCAAGCAGACCCAGGAAGTCCCAAGCAGACCCAGGAAGTCCCAAGCAGACCCAGGAAGTCCCAAGCAGACCTGGTAGTCCCAAGCAGACCCAGGAAGTCCCAAGCAGACCTGGTAGTCCCAAGCAGACCTGGTAGTCCCAAGCAGACCCAGGAAGTCCCAAGCAGACCTAGGAAGTCCCAAGCAGACCCAGAAAGTCCCAAGCAGACCCAGGAAGTCCCAAGCAGACCAAGGAAGTCCCAAGCAGACCTTGTAAGTCCCAAGCAGACCTGGTAG